Proteins encoded by one window of Drosophila melanogaster chromosome X:
- the par-6 gene encoding par-6, isoform A: protein MSKNKINTTSATAASDTNLIEVKSKFDAEFRRWSFKRNEAEQSFDKFASLIEQLHKLTNIQFLILYIDPRDNDLLPINNDDNFGRALKTARPLLRVIVQRKDDLNEYSGFGTMKPRNLIGSILMGHTPVKTKAPSISIPHDFRQVSAIIDVDIVPETHRRVRLLKHGSDKPLGFYIRDGTSVRVTASGLEKQPGIFISRLVPGGLAESTGLLAVNDEVIEVNGIEVAGKTLDQVTDMMVANSSNLIITVKPANQRTLTSTHRGSFSRNSQLSSGSHHTNNTNTSDEIEHDDQDDIVDLTGVTLDESPTSTSAGNHNHQPPLSSSPSSHHQQAASNASTIMASDVKDGVLHL, encoded by the exons ATGTCGAAGAACAAGATAAACACAACGTCCGCAACGGCGGCCAGTGACACGAATCTAATCGAGGTGAAATCGAAG TTCGATGCAGAGTTTCGGAGGTGGAGCTTCAAGCGAAATGAGGCGGAGCAGAGCTTCGACAAATTCGCATCCCTCATTGAGCAGCTGCACAAGCTGACCAACATCCAGTTTCTCATACTCTACATCGATCCGCGGGACAATGATCTGTTGCCGATTAACAACGACGATAACTTCGGCCGGGCCCTGAAAACAGCACGTCCACTTTTACGGGTCATTGTGCAGCGAAAGG ATGATCTTAATGAGTACTCTGGCTTTGGAACGATGAAACCGAGAAACCTCATCGGCAGCATACTGATGGGCCATACGCCAGTGAAGACAAAGGCGCCATCGATATCCATACCGCACGATTTCCGTCAAGTCTCGGCCATTATAGATGTGGATATAGTGCCGGAAACGCATAGAAGAGTGCGGCTACTGAAGCACGGCAGCGATAAGCCCCTGGGATTCTACATACGGGATGGCACCTCTGTCAGGGTGACGGCCAGTGGGCTAGAGAAGCAGCCGGGCATTTTTATATCCCGTTTGGTTCCGGGCGGTCTGGCCGAAAGTACTGGCCTGCTGGCCGTCAACGATGAGGTGATCGAGGTAAATGGCATCGAAGTGGCTGGCAAGACTCTGGATCAAGTCACCGACATGATGGTGGCCAACAGCTCCAATCTGATAATCACCGTGAAGCCGGCCAATCAGCGCACACTGACGTCCACACATCGCGGATCCTTTTCAAGGAACAGCCAGCTGTCCAGTGGGTCACATCACACTAATAATACAAACACCTCCGACGAGATCGAGCACGACGATCAGGACGATATTGTGGACTTAACGGGCGTCACCCTCGACGAGAGTCCAACGTCCACGTCAGCCGGCAATCACAACCATCAGCCGCCATTATCCTCATCACCCTCGTCGCACCACCAGCAGGCAGCCTCCAATGCGTCCACGATAATGGCCAGCGATGTCAAGGATGGAGTGCTGCATTTGTAG
- the CG8188 gene encoding uncharacterized protein, isoform A: protein MSSQYSNVENLSPQTIRQVMRELQEMETTPPEGIKVLINESDVTDIQALIDGPAGTPYAAGIFRVKLTLNKDFPLTPPKAYFLTKIFHPNVAANGEICVNTLKKDWKPDLGIKHILLTIKCLLIVPNPESALNEEAGKMLLERYDDYSQRARMMTEIHAQPAKCGVGAVGDAKDDGGPSTKKHAGLDKKLQDKKKEKLLKEKKRMLKRL, encoded by the exons ATGAGTTCG CAATACTCGAATGTGGAGAACCTGTCGCCGCAGACGATAAGGCAGGTGATGAGGGAGCTGCAGGAGATGGAAACCACGCCACCGGAAGGCATCAAGGTGCTAATCAATGAGAGCGATGTGACGGATATTCAGGCATTGATCGATGGACCTGCTGGCACTCCGTACGCCGCTGGAATTTTCCGCGTCAAACTGACGCTGAACAAGGACTTCCCGCTGACGCCACCCAAGGCGTACTTCCTCACCAAGATCTTTCATCCGAATGTGGCCGCCAACGGGGAGATCTGTGTGAACACACTAAAGAAGGACTGGAAGCCGGATCTGGGCATCAAGCACATTCTGCTCACCATCAAATGCCTGCTTATTGTCCCGAATCCGGAATCGGCGCTGAACGAGGAGGCCGGCAAGATGCTGTTGGAACGATACGATGACTACTCACAGAGGGCGCGCATGATGACAGAGATCCATGCCCAG CCTGCCAAATGCGGTGTAGGCGCTGTTGGCGATGCCAAAGACGATGGTGGACCCTCGACGAAGAAGCATGCGGGCCTGGACAAGAAGCTGCAGGACAAGAAGAAGGAGAAGTTGCTCAAGGAGAAGAAACGCATGCTGAAGAGATTATGA